From the Lactuca sativa cultivar Salinas chromosome 9, Lsat_Salinas_v11, whole genome shotgun sequence genome, the window ATCTGAAGTATCCACTATGTAGGTATGGATCACACCATCCACCCATTGTGATCACAGCTATGCTATTGAAGTAACGACGAGAGGTGTCCAATTATCAATGCCATTTACCTTACATACTAGATGGAAGGTATGAGGaagaaactccacttgccttttTTTCTCTTCGTATAAGACCCCTCCTTAAGTCCCATCCGCCACCTACCTCTTACTCATTCTTATGAACGCTACCTTCGGTGCAGTCAGCAACGGCCATATCCGTGGTGGAGGACGCCGCACATAGACGTCGTTGGCATAGCAGCAGCAGACGGTGGCTTAGATTGGCGGTGATGGTAGATGGATTTCACCATCATTGAGAAGTTGTTAGGTGAGCCGCACACTCTAACATATTAATTGTATAGGAATTTGGAGGCAGATTTAGGGTTTAattgtttttagaaaaatatgaattttgaagaTTGTAACAATACAACTTATAAAATCCATCGGTGCCACTTCGATAGATAATATATAAGATGATACCACTAATTAACAATTATATATCAACCAATGAAAATGCATGAGTTATTGACTTAAAAGTCGTTAAGTTTATCATAAATGTGTGGTTTTGTCGTGATAGAATTTTAGATGTGTTAATGTCTAATATTTGGACTAATTGCATCACGGTTACACTCTCCACTTAGTTGGCCTCATTGGCTTCAATCCTCCATCCACCGCTATCTTCATTAGGTTTTCTTCCCCAGACCTTCTTCGTCTTCTTATCTTCATCCTTCCGAATCGAACCCCATAACCTTCCTTCCCCATACCTCCACCCTCATATTTCCCCTAACCACCGCGATGAAACACAACTCCCACCTCTGCCCTTACTTGTTTATCACCACccatgtaacatcctaaaattttcgagtaaaaaaagtcaaaacattcattcattatcCCAAAAGACGGttataataaaagtattttcaaaacatcatagtaaaatcataaaacaatcaATGCGGGAATAAATCTTCAAgggatgcagtgcgatcaagtCAGCCCTTCCTTTTGAAATCAGAAGTAtctgaaaacattttaaacataaaccgtaagcacgaagcttagtgagttccccaaaataccacatatcatacatacaatGGGCCTCACCCAACGTCCATCGGGCCTCCCCCATCATCAGGCCCCACCCGGTACAGATTTGTCAGTAACATGcgatgggccccgcccaacacaTTCATCAAGCCTCTCCTGACATCCCCCCCCCCACCCAGTATACATACAATATATGCgagagtcacacagacaactagcatcctataaACAATAATcaatgggttggcattggtgccttcgacccgccaaAACACTATGAGAAGACTCACGTAAACTACTCAACAGAAGCCCAACAGCTACCTCAACATTAGAACAGCCAACCCaaactttgtcacacccccaaacctgaacggcagaaacattcgggggtggagggcatcatgtgtagtatcacaacaattaattagtaaagaaagtaaacacaaccatcatatacataATTGAAGAAGTTACATCATTATAAGCGTTTACATGTGTCAAAATTCAATTAGAATATGATGTCAAACGTTTTGTTTAACGCTCTAGCGCCAAATCTACAGTGAGGGCGTGGCAAATCCACAAATCAGTTTACGATTTTCCCCAGATGAATTAGACCTGtttgagccagtgataagaccGTAGGAACATCACTACAGTCATGGGATCAAGGAAGTGATGGACCGTTAAAGGTCGTTTGTGATATTAGGTTACCATTGGTCATGTAGCATTCACTTTTAGCATTGGGTTTGGGTAATGTTAGGAtctgacgtatggacccgatcagTTATATCTGAAAATCGTTAGAGCCGTGGTGGCAAGATAACTAGTAGCAACTATCGATAGACAAGGATTTCGTTTGGCAGTCGCGTGGGGCGACTGTGATATTGCTCTTGGATCAGCAACCGGGTAAGACTTTAGCATTTCGGATAAGCTAGTACCAGGGAGGTTCCGGTGGATTTTGGGAAGCAGCCATGTGGCTGCATACTGTTTCAGAAGTTTGATTCTAACGTAAGTATGAATACAATATAATGAATATGTCatttttgtttaatgttttatggGGTAATTACTAATCTAACCAAATTAAGGAAGTGTTTatcaatttttagccaaaaattaGTAAATGTCCAAATATAGCCCACGAAACCGTAGGTTTCTAAAATCGTCTACTGTTTCGCCATACCGTCTACTGTTTCGTGttttgtattaaaaaaaattcatttgtaAGCTACAAAACTGTAGGTTTTAGGAAACCTACGGTTTCCTCTCGGTTTAGCTACGGTATCCCAAACCGTAGCCTACGGTTTTGGGGGaaaaatacgttttttttttaatatttaaatcttCTGTTTTTGGGGTTTCGTCTTTGTGAAAAAACCTACggttttatttgttatttttaaattttatttttaatttttttataagatGTACAAGTCGACACTGCACAAAACTATGCATTAGGTACTTGTACGCCGTAGATTTCGTATGAAACCTACGGttgtatatttttttgtttaattttattcaaaaaaaaattaacctcATATACAAAACCTACTCCTAATCACAAACACGGTAAAATTTTGATGAAATTTAGACAAATCGGGTAGTTCTTCGGGTACTCCATCGAGAGAAAAAAATTAGTCAAACCAAAGAAAATAATAGGAAAAATGactaatctgaaaaaaaaaattattatatactATGGTCTAATGGGCCACGAAAAAGTAAACGGGTCCGTGAAACTGTAGACCATTAGCACGAAATAGTACTTTTTGTCTAAAACAGTAGTCAACGGTGTTGACCATAGTCAACCATAAGTTGACTACTATTTTATTTTTGGCTAAGTTGTATTTGTTGGCTATTTTTTGATAAGTAATTAAGAAAAAATGATAGAGTTGTAATTACCCcatgttttatttataatttacatTACTATTATATAACATATCTTAGAGAGACAAAATGCTGACAGTCGTCCCACATTGTTTGAGGCCATTATTTGTGAACATAAGTTTGTTCGGACATATATTCTCTTTGAATCATTTTCGAGTTGATGAAGTATGTCAAACAATTCAATGATGgtaaagtttttacataaaataTGGTGTTTAAAAAAGTATTGCATAATTAATAATTCACAGATAATCATGTGTTCATATACATATAAAGAATCCCAACTTTAAATTTctaatttttattgattttttttctacTAGCATTACTTTTATTGATATGTGTTTAGATGTAGCAAACTAtttgtgcaaaaaaaaaaaaaaaaaaaaaaaaaaaaaaaaaaaaaaaaaaaaaactaatcatcTTTAGAGATTTTGAAAAAACAATTTGAACCCGTCGTTTGGCGAGGTTAGACGActagcgtgtgtgtgtgtgtgtgtgtgtgtgtgtatatatatatatatatatatatatatatatatatatatatatatatatatatatatatataggttcaggttcatttgagaccattctaatattgtgagaccgtgagaccaaatttaaaaataattttaaaatgcaaaataaatggaaaaatccaaaaattatttttttaaatattatttccggaacttgaattaactaaaaaaaattaaaaaaaaaattaaaaagtaaaaaaaaatcccgtttttttttttttgaaaaatacgtgaaatattctaaatagaatattacattgacatattctaaaaaataattttaaaatgcaaaataaatggaaaaatctaaaagttccttttttaaatattattttcggaacttgaattaactaaaaaaaataaaaaaaaatcctatttttttttgaaaaatacgtgaaatattctaaatagaatattacactgtacatattctaaaaataattttaaaatgcaaaataaatggaaaaatcaaaaaaaaaaaatttaaatattattttcggaacttgaattaactaaaaaaaattaaaaaatgcgtctcactgtctcacaaaattaggccgtttcacatgaacctaaccctatatatatatatatatatatatatatatatatatatatatatatatatatatatatatatatatatatatatatatatatatatatagagagagagagagagagagagagagagagagagaaagagacaaaattgcaagaatggtccttgtggtatgtcgaaaattgtcactttgggccAAACAAGTTTGGACTAGCACAAATTGtccaaaagttttcattttgttgtgagtttgatccattttggtttattttttataaaatgacgattttgccctttatgttttgttttttttcaatttttttattatagaaataaaaataaaaagaaaatgaataTGAAAATACTCTCttactcactcactctctctctctctcacacacacacacacactctctctctctccctctctttctctctccctgATGTTATCCATCCTATACACATCTTCtttctcaagaacactcaagaataAGTCTAACACTACAACCATTGTTCTACCACCGTCCGCCACAGCCATAGCTGCCACCTCCATCTCCAGCTAAATCATATCAGATgaataaaaacacacaaaataaaTCAGatgaacacacatacacacacgaaATTAGATGAACACACACGTGAAATTTGATGAACACACATATCAATACAAACATCTGATGAACACGCATGAAAAATCAGATAAACACAGACACATGAAATCTTATGAACACACACTGATCAACACAAACATCCATCAACTTTTCAACATAttcaacacaaacacacacacatacatagattaaacacacacacacaaactcgaACAAGACCAATGATTTGGTGAAGATGACATAGAATTAGAACGCCACGACCACCACGACCTTAAAAACAGGTTTAGAAAGGCGAAGGAAGGCTTAAAAATCCTTCGTCGGAGTTCAGATCCATCTCGTCGCCATCTTCCTCGGCAAACCCTATCTGCCGCCACCTTGGTTTCTCCCCTTCAACATCGATTTttgaccaccaccaccaccatattcATATCACCTTCTCAGGAGACTAGATCTTAACCGAGAAGGACGACAAGGGGGAACAAGTCTAAACCCTAGCAGCCGCCACCTTCGACCCCCTGCTAGATCTGTTCGTCAACGACAACGACTTCGCTTGTACCACCAGATATGTTCGTTAATGACGATAAAAGGGCGACAATGTTTGGGTTTGAAGATTCAGCAACGACCAGCTGGTCGTCGCCATCTGTTGTTGAGAGCGATGGTGACGTAACTCGATGAACTTGGTGAAGGAAGTTCATGGAAGTTTTGGTAGCTGGGATAACGATGAAACTTTGTATCAAAATCAGGAGATCAAAGAGGGGAATCAACTGATTCTTTCTTTAGATTCCACTTAGTCTTCGTCTCTATACGACAGTGGGTTCGTCGGGGGTCTCAAGCTCTGCCCAGTTAAAGAAGATGATCGCAATAGCTTGTGCTTGAACTAGAAGATGACGAGGTTCTAGATGAACTCTTATTCACACATATTTTCCAATTAAAACAAACAAAATCtagaaagaaaataattaaaaaaaaaaaacaaaaatatggttGTGTTTTACAGATCTGAAGTGACAAGAAACAAAGAAGAAATAGAAAGGGAAGAACAATCAAGAATTTGCTGTGAAAATTAAGAAAACTAAAAATGGAGATATTTTGGTTTCtttgatttgagagagagagagagtattttcATTTccatcttttttttcttttttttaatttctataataaaaaatagaaaaatagaaaatacaaagggtaaaatcatcattttataaaaaataaacccaaaatggaccaaaaTCGCAACAAAATGGAAACTTTTGGACCATTTGTACTAGTTCAAACCTGTTTGGCCCAAAATAGTAATTCTCGACATACCACAGATTCCATTCTTGCatttttgtcatatatatatatatatatatatatatatatatatatatatatatatcacctttTTTTACgtaaaaatattatgttttatttaattttacattttctaatttaattaaattaaaaatcatGTAGTAACAAGTAGGTTGGGAAAGATACTATTTTCATATATTTTGGGTTCAAAAGAATGGAAAAAAAGAGGTAGAAAAAACTTATGTGGAACTAACGTGACAATTGGTTGAATGAGTTGAGATGATCTACTCTTTCATTATTTAAAAAAGATTATTTgcaatatttttaaaaataattgcaTAAAtgggtaaaaataacatttttaaataaaagtgtagaAATTGtgggtaaaaataacattttacaaAGTTTTTTGAAAAGATCAAAAtgacattttaataaataaaaagttagaaaagccacaaactcataaacataaaatatataaaaaaaattacataaatggtatAATTACCCATGGTTACAAACTCAGTCCTTACTAACTAAAATTAGCAAGGATTAAGTTTGTTATCTTTGGTAAACCACACggaccatttatataattttttctaTATTATTTGTTAAATTTAAGTAACATTGGGGTCGATCTTATGATTTTCACTGTACTATTTAAATAggcttatgatttttatgacccccattaaaaatttaaattaatttggCATAATTTGCTGTAACATATGGTTATTTGGAATGAAAATTGCAAATTTTGTCAGATATTAGTGCTATTCTTAATCCAAAAAGTGAACACGAACACTTAGTTTAGTTTAAGGGTTATCCAACACAAATACAACGTTTCCTTTTTAAAATGAATTCAAACTTGGTTGAAAATCCAACCAGCAGCATTTATCCAGAGACACCGCTTGCTACAAGATTTGTACACATATTTTTCTCTTTACTCTGATACTGCAACAGAAGCATTATTGTCACCCTTAGTAGCAATATTACATCCAATCTACAAATAATGGAAATCAGAACCATGAGCCGTATTTCTAGTAGTAACAACAAACAGCAAAATGTACTTTCATATATTTGATTACTTACAAAAACGTATGCAAATGAACCTTCATTGCGATAAATTATAtaatttggtagatttttcaGTGTACATTGCCTTAACAAGAACAACAGTTGAAAATACAATCTTGTAAGAGAAACTCATCAAAGTAGGAAGCTACGATGAACACATACGGTTTTTTTGCATTTAGCCCTTTGAGAAAAAACAAGGAAATCAAGAAAAAGATCAACTGGTTTCCTAAATTATATTGGCACTTCCATTAATAATACTTGTGCACCATAAAAAATCTAAGATAATTATTAGTTTATTCCATAAAATCATACTAAAGATAAATAACCAAAACAACAAACGATAATCTCCAACAAACAAGTCaagtttaaaaaataataataataataaatacataaaaaatcaaACCGCTGAAATAAAATTCGAAAAACGAATCTATTTCTGTTGTATGGAAGTTAAAATATAGCCCTTTATTTTAAACTAAATACAGAGAAAATTACATTTTGCGGTGCCAGAGTATAACTGCTTTTTTCAACTTTGGTCCTCAACTTAttgatttaatttatttatttatttttttgtaatcTTGGTGCTTAGTTGAGGTTTTTGTAACGTGTTTGAACTTTGGCTCAtgttccaagtaaaatgactatatttttaggaccaaaattgcaaaaatcagctATCTTCAGGGACCAGAATCAGTCATTTTACTTGGAATGGAACCGGATACAATACAAGAACCTCAAATAAGGACTAAAACTGCAAGAGAAATATTTTTGCAAAAATCAGTTATGCTTAGGGACCACAAAACTTAAATAAACAACATTCTCACAAATTATGAAAATTTTAAAGGATATGAGATCACATATATCATGGTCATCATTTTTCACATTCTGAATGAGCAATTCCAAGAGGAGATATTTTCTAGCTTTCTAAAAGTTGTAACAAGGAAAACATGCAACTAAGGTAGATTCTTCATTTTTCTGCAAAACAGTAATTCTTCCAGCATCATTATTTTTTAATCATTGTTGAGAACacaccaacaccaacaccaacGTATCAGAATTTATGATACTTCAAcatagagagaaaaaaaaaagtagtataaaggaaatacatacatacatacatacctcTTTTAATCTTGAAAAACTTTACATGTGAACCCAGAATTCACAAGATTGTTAATGGCATCCCTGAATCTGTAGTAATCATCAACAATGTTGTAAATTTGATGAGAAATTCTAGCATACCCAGTTATCGGATTGACCTCCCCAACCTCTGGTTGCCTATAATATATTGGAACTTCAACCTTAAAAGACTCCCTTAAATGAGACCTTAATTTTAATCCATCAGAATCACTCATAATCTCCAAACAAGTGGGTAATCCAACCATTGCCATACTTGAACACATATCAGGAGGTGAACCAAGATGAGTGCCCCATGATTTTGCAAGCATGTTTGCCATTTCTATAACCTTTTGGTGATTCCATTCTCTTATTCCATCAAGCCCACCTTCAAACCTACTTACAAACTTTAAAGCCTCGGGTACAACTAGTTGTGCACTGTAGTCCCTTGTCCCGATCCATGAACTTTCTATAGCTAATCCATTTCCGTATTCATGAGATACCACAGGGTGGTGGAGATTAGATAGCTCGGGGTTTCTACAGTGCAAGAATGCGATTGAAGGTGGACAGAATAACCATTTATGGAGATTGCTAGTGTAGAAATCAGCCCCAATTTCTTTGACATCAACCCTAGTTGACCCAATTGCATGAGCAGCATCAACGAAAATCCGGTCAACTCCTTCTTCTCTACACATCTTtaccaattccttgacgggaattACAACGGATGGCATGGAGGTGATGTGATCAATTACGGCTAACCTAACTTTACGATTATTGGATTTCCCTAATTCTAAAGCGTTTCTAAATGCTGTAATTATTTCGT encodes:
- the LOC111915341 gene encoding probable L-cysteine desulfhydrase, chloroplastic, whose translation is MFLLFSLAASTLSQIPVSTLHTSFLRSQHYHRLFSMASNNLHRHRDENGAATTAMATDTPNSHNSSPCKKHKRFDIDIRSEFSHHDPAVARINNGSFGSCPSSVIEAQQRYQLRFLEQPDDFYFNHLKPSILRSREAIKTLINADHVDEISIVDNATTAAAIVLQQVKWSFFESKFNPGDTAVMLHYAYGAVKKSVEAYVTRAGGHVIEVKMPFPVASNDEIITAFRNALELGKSNNRKVRLAVIDHITSMPSVVIPVKELVKMCREEGVDRIFVDAAHAIGSTRVDVKEIGADFYTSNLHKWLFCPPSIAFLHCRNPELSNLHHPVVSHEYGNGLAIESSWIGTRDYSAQLVVPEALKFVSRFEGGLDGIREWNHQKVIEMANMLAKSWGTHLGSPPDMCSSMAMVGLPTCLEIMSDSDGLKLRSHLRESFKVEVPIYYRQPEVGEVNPITGYARISHQIYNIVDDYYRFRDAINNLVNSGFTCKVFQD